The following proteins are co-located in the Ictalurus punctatus breed USDA103 chromosome 14, Coco_2.0, whole genome shotgun sequence genome:
- the dldh gene encoding dihydrolipoyl dehydrogenase, mitochondrial, with protein MQTWNQLYRTLATRGQHLPCKLHGATALSVRTYADKAAIDADVTVVGSGPGGYVAAIKAAQLGFKTVCVEKNVTLGGTCLNVGCIPSKALLNNSHLYHLAHGKDFESRGIEIQGISLNLEKMMAQKSGAVKALTGGIAHLFKQNKVTHVNGFGTVTGKNQVTAKTADGGEQVINTKNILIATGSEVTPFPGIEIDEDTIVSSTGALSLKKVPEELIVIGAGVIGVELGSVWHRLGSKVTAVEFLGHVGGMGIDMEISKNFQRILQKQGMKFKLGTKVLGATRRPDGKIDVAVEAAAGGKNETLACDVLLVCIGRRPYTNGLGLENVGIELDNRGRIPINNRFQTKVPSIYAIGDVVAGPMLAHKAEDEGIICVEGMAGGAVHIDYNCVPSVIYTHPEVAWIGKNEEQLKEEGVPYKIGKFPFAANSRAKTNADTDGLVKILSHKETDRMLGAHILGSGAGETINEAALAMEYGASCEDIARVCHAHPTVSEAFREANLAASFGKAINF; from the exons ATGCAGACCTGGAACCAGCTTTATCGTACCCTTGCAACG CGAGGTCAACACCTGCCCTGCAAACTGCATGGAGCTACAGCATTATCTGTGAGAACGTATGCTGACAAAGCAGCAA TTGATGCTGATGTCACGGTGGTGGGCTCTGGACCTGGAGGGTatgttgctgccatcaaagCTGCACAGCTTGGTTTCAAG acagtgtgtgtggaaaaaaacGTCACCCTTGGAGGCACCTGCTTAAACGTGGGCTGCATCCCCTCAAAG GCCCTGTTAAACAACTCTCATCTGTATCACTTGGCACATGGAAAGGATTTTGAAAGCAGAGGTATTGAAA tccAAGGGATTTCGCTGAACTTGGAGAAGATGATGGCGCAGAAGAGTGGTGCTGTCAAAGCCTTGACAGGAGGCattgcacatttatttaaacagaatAAG GTTACGCATGTCAATGGGTTTGGAACTGTAACCGGGAAAAATCAGGTCACTGCAAAGACAGCTGATGGTGGTGAGCAAGTCATTAACACCAAAAACATCCTCATTGCTACAGGATCAGAGGTCACTCCATTCCCAGGCATTGAG ATTGATGAAGACACTATAGTATCCTCTACAGGGGCTCTGTCCCTTAAGAAGGTTCCTGAGGAGCTCATTGTTATTGGAGCTGGAGTTATTGGAGTGGAGCTG GGCTCAGTGTGGCACAGGCTGGGCTCCAAAGTGACAGCAGTGGAATTCCTGGGCCATGTCGGTGGGATGGGCATTGATATGGAGATCTCCAAGAATTTCCAACGTATTCTCCAAAAACAGGGCATGAAGTTTAAGCTGGGTACCAAAGTTCTGGGTGCCACCAGGAGGCCTGATGGCAAGATCGATGTGGC AGTGGAGGCTGCTGCTGGAGGCAAGAACGAGACACTCGCTTGCGATGTGCTGCTGGTGTGTATCGGCCGTCGCCCTTACACAAATGGCCTCGGTCTTGAGAACGTTGGTATTGAGCTGGACAACCGTGGCAGGATACCCATCAACAACCGGTTCCAGACCAAAGTGCCCAG TATTTATGCCATTGGTGACGTTGTGGCTGGTCCCATGCTGGCACACAAAGCAGAGGACGAAGGCATAATATGTGTTGAGGGAATGGCAGGAGGAGCTGTTCACATCGACTACAACTGTGTTCCGTCAgtcatctacacacaccctGAAGTTGCATGGATCGGCAAGAATGAGGAGCAGCTTAAGGAAGAa GGTGTCCCATACAAAATTGGCAAATTCCCCTTCGCTGCAAACAGCAGAGCAAAGACTAATGCTGATACAGACGGCCTGGTGAAGATCCTGAGTCACAAGGAAACAGACAGAATGCTGGGAGCACACATCCTTGGATCA GGAGCTGGTGAGACGATCAATGAGGCTGCACTAGCAATGGAATATGGAGCATCGTGTGAGGATATTGCAAGGGTCTGCCATGCCCACCCT ACTGTTTCAGAGGCCTTCAGAGAAGCCAATCTTGCTGCTTCATTTGGAAAAGCTATTAATTTCTAG